A single region of the Mycobacterium lentiflavum genome encodes:
- a CDS encoding MinD/ParA family ATP-binding protein, with protein sequence MGADYDRLFQPPAGGETPDDTADSGFDVDAGFDVDFPAAPAPKPAGTAQPNAPAPPPMPVDWDPAQSARPEPQRPPMPVEFVEPPAAAEPETHRPPMPVDEAQLPPPARPGPHGPPMPVSYDELFAQPGGTEFPAAGSDFDLNPGFDMSAPPKPAGPPPPNGHARPPMPVDWEDRPAPAQPENRRPPMPVDFEDRPPPARPENPRPPMPVDWNDQRPPARPKPPPTQPPGAPPPPPRRARQAPRDPAETRRGPTAGPPHGQTPDAEQRRGKPGPPRPQPNPAGPAHRAPPPMPPTQRVAVQPDSAPAHSVADQPGATSKIGVKPAKKSKTRMVSRRGWRRWVHKLTRINVGLSRDEKYDLDLRDRIRRSPRGSYQIAVLGLKGGVGKTTVTVALGSAYAQVRRDRILAFDADASCGNLADRVGRQSDATIANLLADKDLTHYNDIRAHTSANAVNLEVLPGEDYSTARRAFSEADWHYASEAVSKFYNLVLADCGAGLFDPVTRGVLSTASAAVIVTSASIDAARQAAVAIDWLRNHGHQDLLARACVVINHVSPGDPNIAVTELARQFEQYVQPGRVIVLPWDKHIAAGTEIQLGLLDPAYKRRILELAAALSDDFDRSERR encoded by the coding sequence ATGGGGGCCGACTACGACCGGCTCTTTCAGCCGCCCGCGGGGGGCGAAACCCCGGATGACACAGCGGATTCGGGTTTCGATGTCGATGCCGGCTTCGACGTCGATTTCCCTGCCGCGCCAGCACCCAAACCGGCGGGCACGGCCCAGCCCAACGCACCGGCTCCGCCGCCGATGCCGGTCGACTGGGACCCGGCGCAGTCGGCCCGGCCCGAACCCCAGCGGCCACCCATGCCGGTGGAATTCGTCGAGCCGCCGGCAGCGGCCGAGCCCGAAACCCACCGCCCCCCCATGCCGGTCGACGAAGCCCAGCTACCCCCGCCGGCGCGACCCGGCCCCCACGGACCTCCGATGCCCGTCAGCTACGACGAGCTGTTTGCCCAGCCCGGGGGAACTGAATTCCCGGCGGCGGGATCCGACTTCGATCTGAATCCCGGCTTCGACATGAGCGCTCCGCCGAAGCCGGCCGGCCCACCACCGCCCAATGGCCACGCGCGGCCGCCGATGCCCGTCGACTGGGAGGACCGGCCAGCGCCCGCGCAGCCCGAAAACCGCCGTCCCCCAATGCCCGTCGACTTTGAGGACCGACCACCACCGGCACGGCCCGAAAACCCCCGTCCCCCAATGCCGGTTGATTGGAACGACCAGCGTCCACCGGCCCGGCCCAAGCCGCCGCCGACCCAACCGCCGGGGGCGCCTCCCCCACCGCCGCGCCGCGCGCGCCAGGCTCCTCGCGATCCCGCCGAGACCCGACGCGGCCCCACCGCCGGCCCGCCCCACGGCCAAACACCTGATGCCGAGCAGCGCCGCGGAAAGCCTGGTCCGCCACGCCCGCAGCCCAACCCGGCCGGACCGGCCCATCGTGCCCCGCCACCGATGCCGCCGACACAACGCGTTGCGGTGCAACCGGATTCGGCCCCGGCACACTCGGTCGCCGATCAGCCAGGAGCGACTTCGAAGATCGGCGTCAAGCCCGCGAAGAAGTCCAAGACCCGGATGGTTTCGCGCCGAGGTTGGCGACGGTGGGTCCACAAGCTGACGCGCATCAACGTGGGCCTGTCTCGCGACGAGAAGTACGACCTGGACCTACGGGATCGCATTCGCCGCAGTCCCCGCGGTTCGTATCAGATTGCGGTATTGGGCCTGAAGGGCGGAGTCGGCAAGACGACCGTGACGGTCGCCCTCGGTTCGGCTTACGCCCAGGTGCGCCGTGACCGCATTCTGGCTTTCGACGCCGACGCGAGTTGCGGAAACCTCGCCGACCGGGTTGGGCGTCAGTCCGACGCCACGATCGCAAACTTGTTGGCCGACAAAGACTTAACTCACTACAACGATATCCGCGCGCACACCAGTGCCAATGCCGTGAATCTGGAAGTACTTCCGGGCGAGGACTACAGCACGGCACGGCGCGCATTCAGCGAAGCGGATTGGCACTACGCATCTGAGGCGGTGTCGAAGTTCTACAACCTGGTGCTCGCCGACTGCGGGGCCGGCCTATTCGACCCGGTCACCCGCGGCGTGCTCTCGACGGCGTCGGCGGCGGTGATCGTGACCAGCGCGTCGATCGACGCTGCCCGGCAAGCCGCGGTCGCGATCGACTGGTTGCGAAATCACGGCCACCAGGATTTGTTGGCCCGCGCGTGTGTGGTGATCAACCATGTGTCGCCGGGCGATCCCAATATCGCCGTCACCGAGCTGGCGCGGCAGTTCGAGCAGTATGTCCAGCCGGGTCGGGTCATCGTGTTGCCCTGGGACAAGCACATCGCGGCCGGTACCGAGATCCAGTTAGGCCTTCTCGACCCCGCCTACAAGCGTAGGATCCTGGAACTAGCCGCCGCACTGTCCGACGATTTCGACAGGAGTGAACGTCGTTGA
- a CDS encoding TauD/TfdA dioxygenase family protein: MVRPAEIALTVTQLGTHIGARIDGVRLGGDLDAGVVDRLQAALLRHKVIFFRDQHHLDDELHFAFAKRLGAPIRVFGANAIPDGPPGVSVVDSQRGKATRWHTDHTFTLNIPRASILRAVTLPGYGGSTLWASTAAAYASLPAPLKHLTENLWALHSSNRYDQLGYVEGVGAVLTPGGTPTPYRALEDTNMLSNQLQAAREEESTFRVEHPVVRVHPGTGERTLLLGQWARGFIGLESYESQTLFELLQRRITLPENTIRWDWQPGDVAIWDNYATQHRAVDDYDDEYRLMHRVALIGEVPVDIHGRRSRQLSGGTPESITD, from the coding sequence ATGGTAAGGCCGGCGGAAATCGCCCTCACCGTCACTCAATTGGGCACCCATATTGGCGCGCGGATCGATGGGGTGCGGCTCGGCGGTGATCTCGATGCGGGCGTGGTGGATCGGCTGCAGGCGGCACTGCTGCGTCACAAGGTGATCTTCTTCCGCGACCAGCACCACCTCGACGACGAGCTGCATTTCGCCTTCGCCAAGCGGCTCGGCGCGCCGATCCGGGTGTTCGGCGCCAATGCGATTCCCGATGGCCCACCCGGGGTGTCTGTGGTCGACTCCCAACGCGGCAAGGCAACGCGCTGGCATACCGACCACACGTTCACCCTCAACATCCCGAGGGCCTCGATACTGCGTGCGGTGACCCTGCCCGGCTACGGCGGATCGACCTTGTGGGCATCGACCGCGGCGGCCTACGCGTCGTTGCCCGCGCCGCTGAAACACCTCACCGAAAATCTCTGGGCACTGCACAGCAGCAACCGCTACGACCAGCTCGGCTACGTCGAGGGGGTAGGCGCCGTGTTGACTCCGGGTGGCACCCCCACCCCGTACCGCGCGCTGGAAGACACCAACATGCTGAGCAACCAGCTGCAGGCCGCGCGCGAAGAGGAATCCACCTTCCGGGTCGAACATCCGGTGGTGCGGGTGCACCCCGGTACCGGCGAGCGCACGCTGCTGCTCGGGCAGTGGGCGCGCGGATTCATCGGCCTCGAAAGTTACGAGTCGCAAACGCTGTTCGAGTTGCTGCAACGCCGTATCACGTTGCCGGAGAACACTATCCGGTGGGATTGGCAGCCAGGGGACGTGGCGATATGGGACAACTACGCCACCCAGCACCGCGCGGTCGACGATTACGACGACGAGTACCGCCTCATGCACCGTGTCGCGTTGATCGGCGAGGTCCCGGTCGATATACACGGACGGCGCAGCCGGCAGCTCAGCGGTGGGACACCCGAATCGATTACCGACTAG
- the eccD gene encoding type VII secretion integral membrane protein EccD has protein sequence MSAPTATDSAAGAGAAAAPAAAGTAPAKPSTTRVTILTGRRLTDVVLPSSAAIETYIDDTVAVLAEILGETPADVLAGFDFAAQGAWTFARPGAPPLPADQSLDDAVVVDGSLLTLVSVSRTERYRPLVEDVIDAIAVLDESPEFDRKALNRFVGVAIPVVTTAITGIGAVAWVANGHHLWWPVGLGITGLIVLMGSWAANKFYKNPNLSESLLATAFPLIVVAVAMAIPRPRGMTSSFGPPQLAAGAAAVLFLTLITRGGPRHRTELASFAAVTSMTLTAAAFAYGYGWQQWVPALAIVLGLFTVTNAAKLTVVFARIALPPIPAPGETVEHEELLDPIAGEEVPEDKETRTWQAIIASVPDSAARLTERSQVAKQLLTGFITAGTLVLVAGVIEVLVRGHFFVHSLVVAGLVTMMCAFRSRLYADPWCAWSLLAATVAIPIGVTIRLSIWYPTSARWFVLILLVTALVALAVVGAATGIRRITPVMKRTLELLDGAVVAAILPLLLWITGVYDTVRNIQF, from the coding sequence TTGAGCGCGCCCACCGCTACTGATTCTGCTGCCGGTGCGGGAGCCGCAGCCGCTCCGGCAGCCGCGGGCACGGCCCCCGCCAAGCCCTCGACAACGCGGGTCACGATCCTGACGGGCCGACGGTTGACTGATGTTGTGCTGCCCTCTTCGGCGGCTATCGAGACCTATATCGACGACACGGTCGCCGTGTTGGCGGAGATCCTCGGAGAGACGCCGGCGGATGTCCTCGCCGGTTTCGACTTCGCCGCGCAGGGCGCATGGACATTTGCCCGCCCGGGCGCCCCGCCGCTGCCGGCCGATCAATCGCTGGATGACGCGGTCGTCGTCGATGGGTCGTTGCTGACGCTGGTGTCGGTGAGTCGCACCGAGCGCTACCGCCCCCTCGTAGAGGACGTCATCGATGCGATCGCGGTACTCGACGAATCCCCGGAGTTCGACCGCAAGGCATTGAACCGCTTTGTCGGGGTGGCAATTCCGGTCGTGACGACGGCGATTACCGGAATCGGCGCCGTGGCGTGGGTGGCCAACGGGCACCACCTGTGGTGGCCGGTCGGGTTGGGGATTACGGGACTGATTGTGCTGATGGGCAGCTGGGCCGCCAACAAGTTCTACAAGAATCCGAACTTGTCGGAGAGCCTGCTGGCGACGGCGTTCCCGCTGATCGTGGTGGCCGTGGCGATGGCCATTCCGCGACCGCGCGGGATGACCAGTTCGTTCGGGCCGCCACAGCTTGCCGCCGGTGCCGCGGCCGTTCTGTTCTTGACGCTGATCACCCGTGGCGGCCCCCGGCACCGTACCGAGCTCGCATCGTTCGCCGCGGTCACCTCGATGACGCTCACCGCGGCCGCCTTCGCGTACGGATACGGCTGGCAGCAATGGGTTCCGGCCCTGGCGATCGTGTTGGGTTTGTTCACCGTGACGAACGCCGCCAAATTGACGGTCGTCTTCGCGCGGATCGCGCTGCCGCCCATCCCGGCACCCGGCGAAACGGTGGAACACGAGGAACTGCTCGATCCCATTGCGGGCGAAGAGGTACCCGAAGACAAAGAAACCCGCACCTGGCAGGCCATCATCGCGTCCGTGCCCGATTCGGCCGCCCGGCTGACCGAACGCAGCCAGGTGGCCAAGCAGCTGCTGACCGGTTTCATCACGGCCGGCACCCTGGTGCTCGTTGCCGGTGTCATCGAGGTCCTGGTGCGGGGACACTTCTTCGTACACAGCTTGGTGGTGGCCGGCCTGGTCACGATGATGTGCGCGTTCAGGTCCCGCCTCTACGCCGACCCCTGGTGCGCGTGGTCGTTGCTGGCAGCCACGGTCGCCATCCCCATCGGGGTCACCATTCGGTTGAGCATCTGGTATCCGACGAGCGCCCGCTGGTTCGTGCTCATCCTGTTGGTGACGGCCCTGGTGGCCTTGGCGGTGGTCGGCGCGGCGACCGGGATTCGCCGCATAACACCGGTGATGAAGCGGACGCTGGAATTGCTGGACGGCGCAGTAGTCGCGGCGATCCTTCCGTTGCTGCTGTGGATAACCGGCGTCTATGACACTGTCCGCAATATTCAATTCTGA
- a CDS encoding PPE domain-containing protein has translation MTQTVNVEYQELMARADEIEAPLPKMPVGNPQAPCALSFVRDAAVQIAINADSLRLYVQACQREWSSLAKSLRNAAKAYEEADEGAADDLNAINMDGTSGGSSAKVSANDKASLMCDPDYIPAPPPPPPPPPPFSYPYYEVRQAATDIESPDQGTAFRAFASEWNSYQLKFQQLAYRFRPFVNWEGDARASVESNFTQQKQWIFGMVTQFTTLAKQAQMVADAHNKVRPSGSYPGNPVQWGQDGEHPASYEVSQCDYWYRYYVQNKSPYLYMAIDWYQKLQKRSETALQTYMSTGGIPLSPANPTAPFGAFVIPDPADVPDGPDVPDINVPTDPSANMPMMPAMPTLPSGLGGGTPQTPPTPDAQALVDKAMQKQGAPKGGAGGIKPASVGGMGGMPKMPLQDAAGAGEASSRPAAAAAPGPATAGLGKGLPGAGGAGGGMGGMPMGGHGDKGGGKGKRIPGADEDALYTEERSWTEGVIGNRPRKGPSEKQ, from the coding sequence ATGACGCAAACGGTTAACGTCGAATACCAAGAACTCATGGCGAGGGCCGACGAAATCGAGGCGCCGCTGCCGAAAATGCCGGTGGGCAACCCGCAGGCGCCGTGCGCTCTGTCATTCGTCCGCGATGCTGCCGTGCAGATCGCGATCAACGCGGACTCGTTGCGCTTGTACGTCCAAGCGTGCCAGCGGGAATGGAGTTCGCTGGCGAAGTCCCTCCGCAACGCCGCCAAGGCGTACGAGGAGGCCGACGAGGGGGCGGCCGACGACCTCAACGCGATCAACATGGACGGGACGTCCGGCGGCTCGTCGGCGAAGGTGTCGGCGAACGACAAGGCATCGCTGATGTGCGACCCGGACTACATCCCGGCGCCACCGCCCCCGCCGCCGCCACCACCGCCGTTCTCATACCCCTATTACGAGGTGAGACAGGCGGCGACGGATATCGAATCGCCCGACCAGGGGACGGCGTTTCGAGCCTTCGCCTCCGAGTGGAACAGCTACCAGCTGAAGTTTCAGCAGCTCGCCTACCGCTTCCGGCCGTTCGTCAACTGGGAGGGTGACGCGAGGGCGTCCGTCGAGTCGAATTTCACGCAACAGAAGCAGTGGATATTCGGCATGGTCACACAGTTCACGACGCTGGCCAAACAAGCTCAAATGGTGGCCGACGCGCACAATAAGGTCAGGCCATCGGGCAGCTATCCCGGCAATCCCGTGCAATGGGGCCAAGACGGTGAGCACCCCGCGTCCTACGAAGTGTCGCAGTGTGACTATTGGTACAGGTACTACGTCCAGAACAAAAGCCCCTACCTGTACATGGCGATTGACTGGTACCAAAAATTGCAGAAAAGGTCGGAAACCGCACTACAGACCTACATGTCGACCGGCGGAATTCCCCTGTCCCCGGCGAACCCAACCGCACCTTTCGGCGCGTTCGTCATACCCGATCCTGCCGACGTTCCGGACGGTCCGGATGTTCCGGATATCAACGTTCCCACCGACCCGTCGGCCAACATGCCGATGATGCCGGCCATGCCGACCTTGCCGTCGGGACTGGGCGGCGGCACGCCGCAAACCCCGCCGACCCCGGACGCCCAGGCGCTGGTGGACAAGGCGATGCAGAAGCAAGGCGCCCCGAAAGGCGGTGCGGGAGGCATCAAACCGGCATCGGTCGGTGGGATGGGCGGGATGCCGAAGATGCCGCTGCAAGACGCCGCCGGAGCAGGCGAAGCGTCGTCGCGCCCGGCCGCGGCGGCGGCCCCGGGTCCGGCCACCGCGGGTCTGGGCAAGGGACTGCCGGGCGCCGGCGGCGCGGGCGGCGGAATGGGTGGAATGCCGATGGGCGGGCACGGTGATAAGGGTGGCGGCAAAGGCAAGCGCATACCGGGAGCCGACGAGGACGCTCTCTACACCGAGGAGCGGTCGTGGACCGAGGGCGTGATCGGTAATCGTCCGCGCAAGGGCCCGTCCGAAAAGCAATGA
- a CDS encoding DUF6065 family protein, whose translation MSAQASGGSELTAGDRELIAYELHSGHGIELVPASRDRGWMDSTRERFANRCLPLLMANQAGWLVMNTARVRARWNGAAAQDSIEFDFGDRTPTFRPTSHFGHGIITWSLPFLFRTPPGFNLLVRGPVNCPKHGIAALEGLVETDWSPSTFTLNWKFTRPRVWATFEEDEPVGMLVPQRRGELDEFVPKTVSIAAAPDELRAAYHTWWQNRRAFNTDLQYPGSFARQAGWQKDYMRGKLPDGSAAPDHETRMRLRPFMRVEEEICGWPIPTLTRPDETR comes from the coding sequence ATGTCAGCGCAGGCGTCCGGCGGTAGCGAGCTCACTGCGGGCGATCGCGAACTCATTGCCTACGAGCTGCACAGCGGGCACGGAATCGAGTTGGTCCCCGCTTCGCGGGATCGCGGCTGGATGGACTCGACGCGCGAACGATTCGCCAATCGTTGCCTGCCCCTGCTGATGGCCAACCAGGCCGGTTGGCTTGTCATGAATACGGCGCGGGTGCGGGCGCGGTGGAACGGCGCGGCCGCGCAGGACTCCATCGAATTCGACTTCGGCGACCGTACGCCGACGTTTCGGCCGACCAGCCACTTCGGCCACGGGATCATTACCTGGAGCCTGCCGTTCCTGTTCCGCACCCCACCCGGTTTCAATCTGCTGGTCCGGGGTCCGGTCAACTGTCCGAAGCATGGTATCGCGGCACTGGAAGGACTAGTCGAGACCGACTGGTCGCCTTCAACTTTCACGCTCAACTGGAAGTTCACCCGGCCACGGGTCTGGGCGACCTTCGAAGAGGACGAGCCGGTCGGCATGCTGGTACCGCAACGGCGGGGCGAGCTCGATGAATTCGTGCCGAAGACGGTGTCGATCGCGGCGGCACCCGACGAATTGCGCGCGGCCTATCACACCTGGTGGCAGAACCGCCGTGCGTTCAACACGGATCTGCAGTATCCCGGGTCGTTCGCTCGCCAGGCGGGTTGGCAGAAGGACTACATGCGGGGCAAGCTCCCCGACGGCTCGGCGGCACCGGATCATGAAACCCGGATGCGTTTACGGCCGTTCATGCGCGTCGAAGAGGAGATCTGCGGATGGCCGATTCCGACCCTAACCCGCCCCGACGAAACCCGCTGA
- a CDS encoding DUF4254 domain-containing protein encodes MSERSEGVLHDSTSADLLAAVRRFNDFAMRWHTEESTEAAAREGIAAKALYLHALNFALWHHEDAVRRPGTDAQEVARRKRCIDEVNARRNAAIEDLDANVLDRVDLNPNAPLHTETPGTIVDRLSVLALRIVHTNRDDQPGARLAVLDEQHEDLFGGLERLLARMQAGEVRFKVYRQFKSAAQRSYCDLFENYHP; translated from the coding sequence ATGTCTGAGCGGTCCGAAGGCGTACTGCACGACTCAACGAGCGCGGACTTACTCGCCGCCGTGCGTCGGTTCAACGACTTTGCGATGCGCTGGCACACCGAAGAGTCAACCGAGGCTGCCGCTCGCGAGGGCATCGCGGCGAAGGCCCTTTACCTGCACGCACTGAACTTCGCGCTGTGGCATCACGAAGACGCCGTTCGTCGGCCCGGCACCGACGCCCAGGAGGTAGCGCGCCGGAAACGCTGCATCGACGAGGTCAACGCCCGGCGCAATGCGGCGATCGAAGACCTCGACGCGAACGTGCTTGATCGCGTCGACCTGAACCCAAATGCGCCGCTGCACACCGAAACTCCCGGCACCATAGTCGACCGGCTGTCCGTTCTTGCCCTACGGATCGTGCATACGAATCGTGACGACCAGCCCGGCGCCCGTCTGGCCGTGCTCGACGAGCAGCACGAAGACCTGTTCGGTGGGCTCGAGCGGCTTCTCGCGCGCATGCAGGCCGGCGAGGTGCGCTTCAAGGTGTACCGGCAATTCAAGTCGGCAGCGCAACGAAGCTATTGCGACCTGTTCGAGAATTACCACCCCTGA
- a CDS encoding secretion protein EspK translates to MGLAKPTGGYAEQMLVPGGWPDVDEQAYYDRAQEYLQVLRQVTDVLEACQSQRTELFDAESWSGSAAGAANGQLGTLIDGLVTLQNGLATVITWHKYVAQTIVQAKSDVTDNVVEAHRTIQSLEKDSSLDEAERTQQIDTVVTTTLGANVSIVDGTAAQIMVSKLWKPPANALQDLLDQKTPPPVNIPDGPRPSPSPSPYPSPRPTPPPVTPGGGGFKPPTPGGGGLTPPTPGGGGLGPLTPPLDGGGLQPSPGPSPVGPRPAPAPAGPVGPPAPLGPAAPAVPLSPAAGLPQPGAGPAGGPKGVTPAAASGPGVMPASVASGEEAAGAHAGAGGVPTAPMGAGGAGGAGGSGGSGGPGGRSGAPAAEKAADKSASARPAATARGSGKSKPRAQPMHPDRAEVGEAIVATAAAIPVSAARIERDALAAAATADAARRAGPDPLQLARRIAAALNAPDMGGSDLGFFWVTGVTAEGAIVVANSYGLAYIPDGVELPEKVYLASADETIPAGERARWATYPVMAVQGWAAHHEMELRAVIGTQEQLANSDAGVATIVLQPDDIPDTGDMIGRPRLAVVDSEAAERLAATPDTRLADLLPPPPEGAEPAVEPQPEPQPEAAEVVEPEVAEVLVTPGPGPVRMGDLLAQMPLPSADAGAPAPGAPSDDRFMLWFEVMKPMASDASGRQAAHLQAFQTYAAHAEEVLLREAHTTIDADEQRTAVADWMYWKYIGELVNAALAEAPVLAPA, encoded by the coding sequence ATGGGCCTCGCGAAGCCAACGGGGGGATATGCCGAGCAGATGCTCGTTCCGGGCGGCTGGCCCGACGTCGATGAGCAGGCCTACTACGACCGCGCCCAGGAGTACCTGCAGGTGCTGCGCCAGGTGACCGACGTGTTGGAGGCCTGCCAGTCTCAGCGGACCGAACTCTTCGACGCGGAGTCGTGGTCGGGCAGCGCGGCCGGTGCCGCCAACGGCCAACTCGGCACGCTGATCGACGGATTGGTGACGCTGCAAAACGGTCTGGCCACCGTGATCACCTGGCACAAGTACGTTGCCCAGACGATCGTGCAGGCCAAGTCGGACGTCACCGACAACGTGGTCGAGGCGCATCGGACAATCCAGAGCCTGGAGAAGGATTCCAGCCTGGACGAAGCCGAGCGCACCCAGCAGATCGACACGGTGGTCACCACCACGCTGGGAGCCAACGTCAGCATCGTCGACGGCACCGCCGCGCAGATCATGGTGAGCAAATTGTGGAAGCCGCCGGCCAACGCGCTGCAGGATCTGCTCGACCAGAAAACACCACCCCCGGTCAACATTCCGGACGGTCCCCGCCCGTCACCGTCACCGTCCCCGTACCCCTCCCCCCGGCCCACGCCGCCGCCTGTCACTCCCGGGGGTGGTGGTTTTAAACCACCCACCCCGGGTGGTGGCGGGCTCACCCCCCCGACTCCGGGTGGTGGCGGGCTCGGACCGCTGACGCCGCCGCTGGATGGCGGTGGTCTGCAGCCGTCCCCCGGGCCGTCGCCGGTTGGGCCGCGGCCAGCGCCTGCGCCGGCCGGGCCCGTCGGCCCGCCCGCTCCGCTGGGGCCGGCCGCTCCCGCAGTGCCGTTGAGTCCGGCGGCCGGGTTGCCACAGCCTGGAGCCGGCCCCGCCGGCGGACCCAAGGGCGTGACGCCCGCCGCGGCGTCGGGACCCGGTGTCATGCCGGCATCGGTCGCATCCGGCGAGGAAGCCGCAGGTGCGCATGCCGGCGCTGGAGGCGTGCCGACCGCCCCGATGGGTGCCGGCGGCGCCGGCGGAGCGGGCGGATCTGGTGGCAGCGGTGGGCCGGGCGGAAGGTCCGGTGCCCCAGCCGCAGAGAAGGCCGCCGACAAATCGGCCAGTGCGCGACCGGCAGCTACCGCTCGGGGTTCGGGCAAGAGCAAGCCTCGAGCGCAACCGATGCATCCCGACCGGGCCGAGGTCGGGGAAGCGATCGTGGCGACGGCCGCGGCCATTCCGGTTTCGGCAGCACGCATCGAACGCGACGCGCTCGCCGCGGCCGCGACGGCCGACGCGGCCCGTCGCGCCGGGCCCGATCCGCTGCAGTTGGCCCGTCGTATCGCCGCCGCACTCAACGCGCCCGACATGGGCGGTAGCGACCTCGGGTTCTTCTGGGTGACCGGAGTGACCGCCGAAGGTGCGATTGTGGTCGCCAACAGCTACGGGCTGGCCTACATCCCCGACGGTGTGGAGTTGCCGGAGAAGGTCTATCTAGCCAGCGCCGACGAGACGATCCCCGCCGGCGAACGGGCGCGCTGGGCGACCTATCCGGTGATGGCGGTGCAGGGCTGGGCGGCCCACCACGAGATGGAGTTGCGGGCGGTCATCGGCACCCAAGAGCAGCTGGCCAACTCCGATGCCGGGGTGGCGACGATCGTTCTGCAACCCGACGACATCCCGGACACCGGCGACATGATCGGCCGGCCCCGGCTGGCGGTCGTGGATTCCGAAGCGGCCGAACGGCTGGCCGCGACGCCCGACACGCGCCTGGCCGACCTGCTGCCGCCGCCTCCGGAGGGGGCCGAGCCGGCGGTGGAGCCGCAGCCCGAACCACAGCCCGAAGCCGCCGAGGTGGTCGAGCCCGAGGTCGCGGAGGTGCTCGTCACCCCGGGACCGGGGCCGGTGCGAATGGGCGACTTGCTCGCCCAGATGCCGCTCCCGTCGGCCGATGCCGGTGCACCAGCCCCCGGTGCACCGTCGGACGACCGTTTCATGCTGTGGTTCGAGGTGATGAAGCCCATGGCGAGCGACGCGAGCGGCCGCCAGGCCGCGCACCTGCAGGCCTTCCAGACCTACGCCGCGCATGCCGAAGAGGTCCTCCTGAGGGAGGCGCACACCACGATCGACGCGGACGAACAGCGCACCGCGGTCGCCGACTGGATGTACTGGAAGTACATCGGCGAGCTGGTCAATGCCGCCCTGGCTGAGGCGCCTGTGCTGGCGCCGGCGTAG
- a CDS encoding FkbM family methyltransferase, which produces MGLYWITNRAEKEVKNYHSELEWRRRFVDELKSRGVDVVLDVGANSGQYAGRLREADFDGRIVSFEPLSGPFARLQRSASKLPRWDCRRCALGDFDGAISMNVAGNAGESSSILPMLQRHRDVFPRANYVGTEEVTVSRLDSVASEVLAPNDVVFLKIDVQGFEKQVIDGGIATVNDRCVGIELELSFEPLYDGGMLFQEAFDLMDSLGFMLTGLVPGFIDIRTGQVLQADGVFFRGHD; this is translated from the coding sequence ATGGGTTTGTATTGGATCACCAACCGGGCCGAGAAGGAGGTGAAGAACTACCATTCCGAATTGGAGTGGCGGCGCAGATTCGTGGATGAACTCAAATCTCGAGGCGTCGACGTCGTTCTCGATGTCGGTGCCAATTCCGGTCAGTACGCCGGCCGCTTGCGTGAGGCAGATTTCGACGGCCGCATCGTTTCGTTCGAACCCCTCTCCGGGCCGTTCGCCCGCCTGCAGCGCAGCGCCTCGAAGCTCCCGCGGTGGGATTGCCGGCGCTGTGCGCTGGGTGATTTCGACGGGGCGATTTCGATGAATGTCGCAGGCAACGCGGGCGAAAGCAGCTCCATCCTGCCGATGCTGCAACGACATCGTGACGTGTTTCCCCGGGCAAACTACGTCGGCACCGAGGAAGTGACCGTGTCCCGGCTCGACTCGGTCGCATCGGAAGTCCTAGCGCCAAACGACGTTGTGTTTCTAAAAATCGATGTCCAGGGGTTTGAGAAACAAGTCATCGATGGCGGCATCGCAACCGTCAACGACCGTTGTGTCGGCATCGAATTAGAGTTGTCGTTCGAACCCTTGTACGACGGGGGAATGCTGTTTCAAGAGGCGTTCGATCTGATGGACTCGTTGGGTTTTATGCTGACGGGATTGGTGCCCGGTTTCATCGATATCCGCACCGGCCAAGTGCTGCAAGCCGATGGTGTGTTTTTCCGCGGGCACGATTGA